The proteins below are encoded in one region of Tsuneonella sp. CC-YZS046:
- a CDS encoding dienelactone hydrolase family protein produces MAVRTEQLHYEADGLSMVGHLAWNEGAGPRPGVLVFPEAFGLGDHAKGRAERLASEFGYVALACDLHGNGAVIDALEEVLPLLQPLRTEAAKVRDRVRQPLAALAARPEVDASRIAAIGFCFGGTMAFELALSGADIKAAIGFHSGLEVTSPQDAKAIKGKVLALLGADDPGIPPEQRAAFESFMREGGVDWQMHLYGGVLHSFTAPEADSRGMPEFLRYDAVADARSWKQMAALLEEVFG; encoded by the coding sequence ATGGCGGTACGCACGGAGCAGCTGCATTACGAAGCGGACGGTCTTTCGATGGTCGGGCATCTGGCCTGGAATGAAGGCGCGGGGCCGCGGCCGGGCGTGCTGGTGTTCCCCGAAGCCTTCGGCCTGGGCGATCATGCCAAGGGCCGGGCGGAGCGCCTGGCCAGCGAGTTCGGCTATGTCGCCTTGGCCTGCGACCTGCACGGCAATGGCGCCGTGATCGATGCGCTGGAAGAGGTCCTGCCGCTGCTGCAGCCGCTGCGCACCGAAGCGGCCAAGGTGCGCGACCGGGTGCGCCAGCCACTCGCCGCGCTGGCGGCCCGGCCGGAAGTGGACGCCAGCCGGATCGCAGCGATCGGCTTCTGCTTCGGCGGCACCATGGCCTTCGAGCTTGCCTTGAGCGGCGCTGACATCAAGGCGGCGATCGGTTTCCACAGCGGGCTGGAAGTGACGTCGCCGCAGGATGCCAAGGCGATCAAGGGCAAGGTCCTCGCCCTGCTCGGCGCCGACGATCCGGGCATCCCGCCGGAGCAGCGCGCGGCCTTCGAATCCTTCATGCGCGAAGGCGGGGTGGACTGGCAGATGCATCTCTACGGTGGGGTGCTGCACAGCTTCACCGCGCCCGAAGCCGATTCGCGCGGGATGCCGGAATTCCTCCGCTACGACGCGGTGGCCGATGCGCGGTCGTGGAAGCAGATGGCGGCGCTGCTGGAAGAGGTGTTCGGGTAG
- a CDS encoding IS1595 family transposase, with the protein MSVLSHPRFHDEAAAFEYLESIVWANGVVCPHCGVVGGRVYKLEGVVHNTRKGERAGNVRYGLKKCGECRKQFTVKVGTVFEHARLPLHIMLQAVHLIMSSKKGISAHQLHRVLEISYKAAWFLAHRIREAMRSGDLAPFGGNGTMVEVDETYIGHQKGKPVKKGGGHKMKVLALVDRETGKVRSFTDPNLTAKDIHPILRANIAKEARLMTDEARLYWNVGKEFAEHNRVLHAGFEYVRKGQPEIHTNTVEGYFSIFKRGMRGIYQHCGEQHLHRYLAEFDFRYSNREALGCNDSDRATAALTGIVGKRLTYTATNSAEGVRIEA; encoded by the coding sequence ATGTCCGTTCTCTCTCATCCCCGCTTTCACGACGAAGCCGCCGCCTTCGAATATCTGGAAAGCATCGTCTGGGCCAATGGCGTCGTCTGCCCGCATTGCGGTGTAGTCGGCGGTCGGGTCTACAAGCTGGAAGGCGTTGTTCATAACACCCGTAAGGGCGAGCGCGCTGGCAATGTCCGCTACGGCCTCAAGAAGTGTGGCGAGTGCCGCAAGCAGTTCACCGTGAAGGTGGGCACTGTGTTCGAACATGCCCGCCTGCCCCTGCATATCATGCTCCAGGCCGTTCACCTTATCATGTCGAGCAAGAAGGGCATCAGCGCCCACCAGCTCCACCGCGTTCTGGAAATCAGCTACAAGGCGGCGTGGTTCCTCGCCCACCGTATTCGTGAAGCCATGCGCTCTGGCGATCTTGCCCCGTTCGGCGGCAACGGTACCATGGTCGAAGTCGATGAAACCTACATCGGCCACCAGAAGGGCAAGCCGGTCAAGAAGGGTGGCGGCCACAAGATGAAGGTGCTGGCGCTGGTGGATCGTGAGACCGGCAAGGTTCGTTCGTTCACCGACCCCAACCTGACCGCCAAGGACATTCACCCGATCCTGCGCGCCAACATCGCCAAGGAAGCGCGCCTGATGACGGACGAAGCCCGGCTCTACTGGAATGTCGGCAAGGAGTTTGCCGAGCACAACCGCGTCCTGCATGCCGGTTTCGAGTATGTCCGCAAGGGCCAGCCCGAAATCCATACCAACACGGTCGAAGGCTACTTCTCAATCTTCAAGCGCGGCATGCGCGGCATCTACCAGCACTGTGGCGAGCAGCACCTGCATCGCTACCTTGCGGAGTTCGACTTCCGCTACAGCAACCGGGAAGCCCTTGGCTGCAACGACAGCGACCGCGCCACTGCGGCGCTGACCGGGATTGTCGGCAAGCGGTTGACCTATACAGCAACTAACAGCGCAGAAGGTGTCCGCATCGAAGCTTGA
- a CDS encoding type II toxin-antitoxin system VapC family toxin: MTDRKKVYWDACAWLGLLNGETDKAQELEVVWEKAKHGEIEIWTSAFCIAEVYKVKCEGGKTGLSPENDDKIDDLFNQDWVYIAQVDLVIARLAKTLLRSQSKLSKPSDGIHLATAIQWNVDQLHTWDSSDLLGIVCNRADGLPLEICKPSMIDGENLFNREGEGN, from the coding sequence ATGACTGACCGCAAAAAGGTGTATTGGGACGCCTGCGCGTGGCTCGGTCTCTTGAACGGGGAAACGGACAAGGCGCAAGAACTCGAAGTTGTTTGGGAGAAGGCCAAGCACGGTGAGATTGAGATCTGGACAAGCGCTTTCTGCATTGCCGAAGTCTACAAGGTAAAATGCGAGGGTGGAAAAACTGGCCTATCCCCGGAGAATGACGACAAAATCGACGACCTGTTTAATCAAGATTGGGTCTACATTGCACAAGTCGATTTGGTCATTGCTCGGCTCGCGAAGACACTGCTTCGGTCCCAATCCAAATTGAGCAAGCCAAGCGACGGCATCCATCTTGCGACTGCGATTCAGTGGAACGTCGATCAACTCCACACTTGGGATTCTAGCGATCTGCTCGGTATTGTTTGCAACCGTGCAGACGGGCTTCCATTGGAAATCTGTAAGCCGTCCATGATTGACGGAGAAAACCTCTTCAACCGAGAAGGAGAGGGAAATTGA